The following coding sequences lie in one Oryctolagus cuniculus chromosome 7, mOryCun1.1, whole genome shotgun sequence genomic window:
- the KPLCE gene encoding protein KPLCE → MCDQQKQPQFPPSCVKGSGSGVLQGTNGASVKCSPPCQTQTVYVTGPAGGSGPGPAAGSAAGLTLGPAQTFVKCPAPVPAQTYVKCQVPCQTQTYVQCLAPCQPKTYVKCPAPCQTYVKCPAPCQTTCVKCPAPCQTTYVKCPPPCQTYVKCPVPCQTQTYYVQYPTTRQSYYVQAPAGGSASQGCAPDPCSAPCSTSYCCLAPRTFGVSPLRRWVQRPQSCNTGSSGCCEDSGCCSSGCCSSGGCGSGCCSSGGCGSGCCCLGIIPMRSRGPACCDHGDDCCC, encoded by the coding sequence ATGTGTGACCAGCAGAAGCAGCCACAGTTCCCTCCATCATGTGTGAAAGGGTCAGGATCGGGAGTTTTGCAAGGGACCAACGGCGCTTCTGTGAAATGCTCACCTCCCTGCCAGACCCAAACCGTCTATGTGACGGGCCCTGCTGGGGGCTCTGGCCCAGGTCCTGCTGCAGGCTCTGCTGCGGGACTCACTCTGGGTCCAGCTCAAACCTTTGTGAAATGTccggctccagtcccagctcaaACATACGTGAAGTGCCAAGTTCCATGCCAGACTCAAACCTATGTGCAGTGTCTGGCTCCTTGCCAGCCTAAAACTTATGTGAaatgcccagctccctgccagacCTATGTGAAGTGCCCAGCTCCATGCCAGACGACCTGCGTGAAATGCCCGGCCCCATGTCAGACGACCTATGTGAAGTGCCCACCTCCTTGTCAGACATACGTGAAGTGCCCAGTTCCCTGCCAGACTCAGACATATTATGTCCAGTACCCTACTACTCGCCAGAGCTACTACGTTCAAGCTCCTGCAGGTGGCTcagcctcccagggctgtgccccTGACCCATGCTCTGCACCCTGTTCTACCAGCTACTGCTGTCTGGCTCCTCGGACCTTCGGGGTGAGTCCCCTGAGACGCTGGGTCCAGAGACCTCAGAGCTGCAACACAGGATCATCTGGCTGCTGCGAGGATTCCGGGTGCTGCAGCTCTGGGTGctgcagctctgggggctgtggctctgggtgctgcagctctgggggctgtggcTCTGGGTGTTGCTGTTTGGGTATTATCCCCATGAGGTCCCGAGGTCCTGCATGCTGTGACCATGGAGATGACTGCTGCTGTTAA